A DNA window from Vigna unguiculata cultivar IT97K-499-35 chromosome 10, ASM411807v1, whole genome shotgun sequence contains the following coding sequences:
- the LOC114166243 gene encoding 7-deoxyloganetic acid glucosyltransferase-like codes for MEQRSLHVVALPFPAEGHIKPMFNLAKLLCHKKHKITFVNTQHTQNRLIQSSELPSFDNGFRFTFVADGIPHDVPPNDYSVILSPTSRTKVAEEFREMLRNLVGNPSLWGPPSCIVVDGIMSTIAMDAAEELGVPVIAFRTYSATATWVTINLSKVIQEGVMNTQDPEDVQKVLSSIPGLENLLRDCDLPSYFKPKPGNSFLDFFIKETLTMTRASALILNTFDHLEAPIITKLTTVFPRVYSIGPLHTHVKNQVTKNPSLSYNVAKEDKNCITWLDHQRAKSVIYVSFGTVVKLSGEQLLEFWHGLVNSLKPFLWVVRKDLMNGEGDFFHKNVAKELELGTKERGLLVPWAPQEEVLGHPAVGGFLTHCGWNSTLECIAEGVPMLCFPLLVDQTINSRCVSEQWRIGVGVDGTCNRFIIEKMVKDVLENRIEGLRNSVDEIAKQARDSVKETGSSSHNIESMIKDIMSIKG; via the exons ATGGAACAACGCTCTCTCCACGTAGTGGCCTTGCCCTTTCCAGCTGAAGGCCACATCAAACCCATGTTCAATTTAGCAAAACTTCTTTGccacaaaaaacacaaaatcaccTTCGTCAACACCCAACACACCCAAAATCGCCTCATCCAGTCCTCAGAATTACCGTCCTTCGACAACGGTTTTCGCTTCACATTCGTCGCCGACGGCATCCCGCACGACGTTCCTCCGAACGACTACAGCGTTATACTATCACCGACCAGCAGGACCAAGGTTGCCGAGGAGTTCCGAGAGATGTTGAGAAACCTTGTCGGGAATCCTTCGCTGTGGGGCCCGCCTTCTTGCATCGTTGTGGATGGGATTATGTCAACGATTGCCATGGACGCTGCTGAAGAGTTGGGGGTCCCGGTCATCGCTTTCCGAACCTACAGTGCCACTGCGACGTGGGTGACAATCAACCTAAGCAAAGTTATTCAAGAAGGAGTGATGAATACGCAGGATCCGG AAGATGTACAAAAGGTGCTATCAAGCATTCCAGGGTTAGAGAATTTATTGAGAGATTGTGATCTTCCATCTTATTTCAAACCGAAACCTGGGAACTCTTTTCTCGATTTCTTCATTAAAGAAACCTTAACCATGACGCGAGCTTCTGCTTTGATACTCAATACATTCGATCACTTAGAAGCTCCCATTATCACAAAGCTCACTACTGTGTTTCCTAGAGTTTACTCAATAGGCCCTCTTCACACTCACGTCAAGAACCAAGTCACCAAAAACCCTTCATTATCCTATAATGTCgcaaaagaagataaaaattgCATAACTTGGCTCGACCATCAAAGGGCAAAGTCAGTTATTTATGTTAGCTTTGGCACCGTGGTGAAGCTCTCAGGTGAGCAGTTGTTGGAGTTTTGGCATGGTTTGGTGAACAGTTTGAAGCCTTTCTTGTGGGTTGTTAGGAAGGACTTGATGAATGGAGAAGGTGATTTTTTCCATAAGAATGTGGCTAAAGAACTTGAGTTGGGTACTAAAGAGAGGGGGTTGTTGGTGCCATGGGCACCTCAAGAGGAGGTTTTGGGGCACCCAGCTGTGGGTGGTTTCTTGACACATTGTGGTTGGAATTCTACACTGGAATGCATTGCTGAAGGTGTGCCTATGCTTTGTTTTCCTTTGCTGGTTGATCAGACAATAAACAGTAGGTGTGTGAGTGAGCAATGGAGGATTGGAGTTGGTGTAGATGGGACCTGTAATAGGTTCATTATTGAGAAGATGGTGAAGGATGTGTTGGAGAATCGGATAGAAGGGCTTAGAAACTCCGTGGATGAGATTGCAAAACAAGCTCGAGATAGTGTTAAAGAAACCGGTTCATCTTCTCATAATATAGAGAGTATGATCAAGGACATCATGTCAATTAAGGGATAA